In a single window of the Gossypium hirsutum isolate 1008001.06 chromosome A13, Gossypium_hirsutum_v2.1, whole genome shotgun sequence genome:
- the LOC107906048 gene encoding uncharacterized protein, which produces MHRRDRLGRWPSLCIGATLSPVSDPVQRPSLLGLNTERKNLLAPPLEPISATERAPTTRPRAPQVPVADSGGRGVRVGVADEEVERHTCGAWRLGFPLIAEIFFKFCGLGFS; this is translated from the exons ATGCACCGTCGTGATCGCCTTGGACGGTGGCCGTCGCTGTGCATAGGGGCTACTTTGAGCCCCGTTTCAGATCCTGTTCAGAGGCCGAGCTTGCTTGGCCTGAATACCGAGAGAAAGAACCTTTTGGCCCCGCCTTTAGAGCCGATTTCGGCGACGGAGAGGGCTCCGACGACGCGGCCAAGGGCGCCCCAG GTGCCCGTGGCCGACAGTGGTGGCAGAGGCGTGCGAGTGGGCGTGGCAGACGAGGAAGTGGAGCGGCACACATGCGGCGCTTGGAGGCTAGGGTTTCCTTTGATagctgaaattttttttaagttttgtggGTTAGGGTTTTCCTAA